A portion of the Streptomyces platensis genome contains these proteins:
- a CDS encoding M16 family metallopeptidase: MGHTATEQAGSGGLTATEHRLANGLRVVLSEDHLTPVAAVCLWYDVGSRHEVKGRTGLAHLFEHLMFQGSAQVKGNGHFELVQGAGGSLNGTTSFERTNYFETMPAHELELALWLEADRMGSLLTALDEDSLENQRDVVKNERRQRYDNVPYGTAFEKLTAMAYPEGHPYHHTPIGSMADLDAASLEDARAFFRTYYAPNNAVLSVVGDIDPERTLAWIEKYFGSIPSHDGKQPPRDGTLPDVLGGELREVVEEDVPSRALMAAYRLPHDGTREADAGDLALTVLGGGESSRLYNRLVRRDRSAVAAGFGLLRLAGAPSLGWLDVKTSGGVEVPDIERAVDEELARFAAEGPTPEEMERAQAQLEREWLDRLATVSGRADELCRFAVLFGDPQLALTAVQRVLDITPEEVQAVAKARLRPDNRAVLVYEPTEPTDAADTEEGKADQ, from the coding sequence ATGGGTCACACGGCCACAGAACAAGCCGGCTCCGGCGGCCTGACAGCGACCGAGCACCGGCTGGCCAATGGCCTGCGCGTGGTGCTCTCCGAAGACCACCTGACCCCGGTGGCGGCGGTGTGCCTCTGGTACGACGTCGGCTCCCGCCACGAGGTCAAGGGCCGAACGGGCCTGGCTCACCTCTTCGAGCATCTGATGTTCCAGGGTTCCGCGCAGGTGAAGGGCAACGGCCACTTCGAGCTGGTGCAGGGCGCCGGCGGTTCGCTCAACGGCACCACGAGCTTCGAGCGCACCAACTACTTCGAGACCATGCCCGCCCATGAGCTGGAGCTCGCGCTCTGGCTGGAGGCGGACCGGATGGGCTCGCTGCTGACCGCGCTCGACGAAGACTCACTGGAGAACCAGCGCGACGTCGTCAAGAACGAGCGCCGCCAGCGCTACGACAACGTCCCCTACGGCACGGCCTTCGAGAAGCTGACGGCCATGGCGTACCCGGAGGGCCACCCGTACCACCACACCCCCATCGGGTCGATGGCCGATCTGGACGCGGCGTCCCTGGAGGACGCGCGGGCGTTCTTCCGCACGTACTACGCGCCCAACAACGCCGTCCTGTCGGTCGTCGGCGACATCGACCCCGAGCGGACGCTGGCCTGGATCGAGAAGTACTTCGGTTCGATCCCCTCGCACGACGGCAAGCAGCCGCCCCGGGACGGCACCCTGCCCGACGTCCTCGGTGGCGAGCTGCGCGAGGTCGTCGAGGAGGACGTGCCCTCCCGCGCCCTGATGGCGGCCTACCGCCTGCCGCACGACGGCACCCGTGAGGCGGACGCCGGGGACCTGGCGCTGACTGTCCTGGGCGGCGGCGAGTCCTCGCGCCTGTACAACCGGCTGGTGCGCCGCGACCGCAGCGCCGTCGCGGCCGGCTTCGGCCTGCTGCGGCTGGCCGGCGCCCCCTCGCTGGGCTGGCTGGACGTGAAGACGTCCGGCGGGGTCGAGGTTCCCGACATCGAGCGCGCGGTCGACGAGGAGCTGGCCCGGTTCGCCGCCGAGGGGCCGACGCCGGAAGAGATGGAGCGGGCGCAGGCCCAGCTGGAGCGCGAATGGCTCGACCGGCTGGCCACGGTCAGCGGCCGCGCCGACGAACTGTGCCGCTTCGCCGTCCTGTTCGGTGACCCGCAGCTCGCGCTGACCGCCGTCCAGCGCGTGCTGGACATCACCCCGGAGGAGGTGCAGGCCGTCGCCAAGGCCCGGCTGCGCCCCGACAACCGCGCGGTGCTCGTCTACGAGCCCACCGAGCCGACCGACGCCGCCGACACCGAGGAAGGGAAGGCGGACCAGTGA
- a CDS encoding M16 family metallopeptidase produces the protein MDFHPQPQGGAPKPWAFPAPERSQLPNGLTLLTSHRPGQQVVAVEINLVAPLDAEPAGLDGVATIMARALSEGTDTLDAEEFAAELERCGATLDAHADHPGVRVSLEVPVSRLNRALGLLADALRAPAFPESEVERLVRNRLDEIPHELANPARRAAMALSKELFPATARMSRPRQGTEETVARIDAAAVRAFYDAHVRPATATAVIVGDLTGVDLDAALAGTLGAWTGSTAEPLTAAPIVADDTGRVVIVDRPGAVQTQLLIGRIGADRHDRVWPAQVLGTYCLGGTLTSRLDRVLREEKGYTYGVRAFGQVLRSTAPTSPEGSTGAALLAISGSVDTGSTVPALEDLWKVLRTLAAEGLTDEERDVAVQNLVGVAPLKYETAAAVAGTLADQVEQQLPDDFQAQLYARLAETGTVEATAAAVNAFPVDRLVTVLVGDAAQIAEPVKALGIGEVTVVSG, from the coding sequence ATGGACTTCCACCCGCAGCCCCAGGGGGGCGCGCCCAAGCCGTGGGCCTTCCCTGCCCCTGAGCGCAGCCAACTCCCCAACGGGCTCACCCTCCTGACGAGCCACCGTCCCGGCCAGCAGGTCGTCGCCGTCGAGATCAATCTCGTCGCGCCGCTGGATGCCGAGCCCGCGGGCCTGGACGGCGTCGCCACGATCATGGCGCGTGCGCTGTCCGAGGGCACCGACACGCTGGACGCGGAGGAGTTCGCCGCCGAGCTGGAACGCTGCGGCGCCACTCTGGACGCGCACGCCGACCACCCCGGCGTACGGGTCTCCCTCGAAGTGCCGGTGTCCCGGCTGAACCGCGCGCTCGGCCTGCTCGCCGACGCGCTGCGGGCGCCCGCCTTCCCGGAGAGCGAGGTCGAGCGGCTGGTCCGCAACCGCCTCGACGAGATTCCGCACGAGCTCGCCAACCCGGCCCGCCGTGCCGCGATGGCGCTGTCCAAGGAGCTGTTCCCGGCCACCGCCCGCATGTCGCGGCCCCGGCAGGGCACCGAGGAGACCGTCGCACGCATCGACGCCGCGGCCGTCCGTGCCTTCTACGACGCCCATGTACGGCCCGCCACGGCCACCGCCGTCATCGTCGGTGACCTCACCGGCGTCGACCTCGACGCGGCGCTCGCCGGCACCCTCGGCGCCTGGACCGGCTCCACGGCCGAGCCGCTGACGGCCGCGCCGATCGTCGCCGACGATACCGGCCGGGTGGTGATCGTGGACCGCCCCGGGGCCGTCCAGACGCAGCTGCTCATCGGCCGTATCGGTGCCGACCGGCACGACCGGGTGTGGCCCGCACAGGTCCTCGGCACGTACTGCCTGGGCGGCACCCTCACCTCCCGTCTGGACCGCGTGCTGCGGGAGGAGAAGGGCTACACCTACGGAGTGCGGGCCTTCGGCCAGGTGCTGCGCTCCACCGCCCCCACCTCCCCCGAGGGGTCCACGGGCGCCGCCCTGCTGGCCATCAGCGGCTCGGTGGACACCGGCTCCACCGTCCCGGCGCTCGAGGACCTGTGGAAGGTGCTGCGCACCCTCGCGGCAGAGGGGCTGACGGACGAGGAGCGGGATGTCGCCGTGCAGAACCTCGTCGGGGTCGCGCCGCTGAAGTACGAGACCGCGGCGGCCGTCGCGGGCACCCTGGCCGACCAGGTGGAGCAGCAGCTGCCGGACGACTTCCAGGCGCAGTTGTACGCCCGCCTCGCGGAGACCGGCACGGTCGAGGCGACCGCGGCGGCGGTCAACGCCTTCCCCGTGGACCGGCTGGTGACGGTCCTGGTGGGCGATGCGGCACAGATCGCCGAGCCGGTCAAGGCGCTGGGCATCGGTGAGGTGACCGTCGTCAGCGGCTAG
- a CDS encoding M23 family metallopeptidase, which translates to MAFIRATGKHRRTSRPVKTGRNIAGIATLAAGGVVASVASPALAATDEARPHDTGLQQAVVLGDETASRVEAQADAQQADAEIAAARAKAEAVAKKQADEAKRRAEAAKKKAKAAHEAKVRAARDAERKRLNAFVAPISDSYVSTSYKASSGLWSSGSHTGIDFHAASGTSVHAVGSGTVVEAGWGGSYGNNIVIKMNDGTYTQYGHLSSLGVSVGQQVTPGQQIGLSGATGNVTGPHLHFEARTGADYGSDIDPVSYLRGHGVNV; encoded by the coding sequence ATGGCGTTCATCCGTGCCACCGGGAAGCACCGTCGCACGAGCCGTCCCGTCAAGACGGGCCGCAACATCGCCGGCATAGCCACCCTCGCGGCCGGTGGTGTGGTCGCTTCCGTGGCCTCGCCGGCGCTGGCCGCGACGGACGAGGCACGCCCGCACGACACCGGTCTCCAGCAGGCCGTCGTGCTGGGGGACGAGACCGCCAGCCGTGTCGAGGCCCAGGCCGACGCGCAGCAGGCCGACGCGGAGATCGCCGCGGCGCGGGCGAAGGCCGAGGCCGTCGCCAAGAAGCAGGCCGACGAGGCCAAGCGGCGTGCCGAGGCGGCGAAGAAGAAGGCCAAGGCCGCCCACGAGGCCAAGGTGCGCGCCGCCCGCGACGCGGAGCGCAAGCGCCTCAACGCCTTCGTCGCCCCGATTTCCGACTCCTACGTCTCCACCTCCTACAAGGCCTCCAGCGGCCTGTGGTCCTCCGGCAGCCACACCGGCATCGACTTCCACGCGGCCTCCGGCACCAGCGTCCACGCGGTCGGCTCGGGCACCGTCGTCGAGGCCGGCTGGGGCGGCTCGTACGGCAACAACATCGTGATCAAGATGAACGACGGCACGTACACCCAGTACGGCCACCTGTCGTCGCTCGGTGTCTCGGTCGGCCAGCAGGTCACCCCGGGCCAGCAGATCGGCCTCTCCGGCGCCACCGGCAACGTCACCGGCCCGCACCTGCACTTCGAGGCCCGCACCGGCGCCGACTACGGCTCGGACATCGACCCGGTCTCCTACCTGCGCGGGCACGGCGTCAACGTCTGA
- a CDS encoding GntR family transcriptional regulator, producing MRGHISAHAVCTAIRDDIVSGALAPGSRLIEEILAARYGVSRVPVREALRTLQSEGFITTRHHAGACVAEPTEQEAADLLDIRALLEPLGAARAAARRSPAHLKVLRGLVRLGRERARHGNPADLRQLDGWFHETLAQAVGSPSLTALLTQLRRKIEWMYTVEPPSRAGESWDEHGAVLDAVARGDAERARALMAAHVERSLPVYRLRRPTAPEVRDPKRPVNTARVRP from the coding sequence ATGCGAGGCCATATTTCCGCGCATGCGGTGTGCACGGCGATTCGCGACGACATTGTCTCCGGTGCGCTGGCGCCGGGGAGCCGGCTGATCGAGGAGATCCTGGCGGCCCGTTACGGCGTCTCCAGAGTGCCGGTGCGCGAAGCGCTGCGCACCCTTCAGTCCGAGGGCTTCATCACCACCCGCCACCACGCGGGCGCCTGTGTCGCCGAGCCCACCGAGCAAGAGGCCGCCGACCTCCTGGACATCCGCGCCCTGTTGGAGCCGCTGGGCGCCGCCCGCGCGGCCGCCCGTCGCAGCCCGGCCCACCTCAAGGTGCTCCGCGGCCTGGTACGGCTCGGCCGCGAGCGGGCCCGTCACGGCAACCCCGCGGATCTGCGCCAACTGGACGGCTGGTTCCACGAAACGCTGGCTCAGGCGGTCGGCAGCCCCAGCCTGACCGCGCTGCTGACCCAGCTGCGCCGCAAGATCGAGTGGATGTACACGGTGGAACCGCCGTCCCGGGCCGGCGAGTCCTGGGACGAACACGGCGCGGTGCTGGACGCGGTGGCCCGGGGAGACGCGGAACGGGCGCGCGCCCTGATGGCGGCTCATGTCGAGCGCTCGCTCCCCGTCTACCGGCTGCGGCGCCCCACCGCCCCCGAGGTGAGGGATCCGAAACGGCCCGTCAACACGGCACGCGTCCGCCCTTAA
- a CDS encoding HPr family phosphocarrier protein yields MAERRVNVGWAEGLHARPASIFVRAATASGVPMTIAKADGNPVNAASMLAVLGLGAQGGEEIVLASDAEGAEAALDRLAKLVAEGLEELPETV; encoded by the coding sequence ATGGCAGAGCGCCGCGTCAATGTCGGTTGGGCCGAGGGCCTGCACGCCCGCCCCGCGTCGATCTTCGTCCGTGCGGCCACCGCCTCCGGCGTCCCGATGACGATCGCCAAGGCCGATGGCAACCCCGTCAACGCGGCCTCCATGCTCGCGGTCCTCGGTCTCGGCGCCCAGGGTGGCGAGGAGATCGTGCTGGCCTCCGACGCCGAGGGTGCCGAGGCGGCGCTGGACCGTCTCGCCAAGCTCGTCGCCGAGGGTCTCGAGGAGCTCCCCGAGACCGTCTGA